A single Nicotiana tabacum cultivar K326 chromosome 5, ASM71507v2, whole genome shotgun sequence DNA region contains:
- the LOC107806500 gene encoding triosephosphate isomerase, chloroplastic-like: MAVASTSSLASQLSGPKSSYSCPHFSGLRPSSLNSISFSTTQSFSQNVDSHLRLSSSQKGCRAVVTMAGSGKFFVGGNWKCNGTKDSISKLISDLNSAKLESDVDVVVAPPFLYIDQVKSSLTDRIEISAQNCWTGKGGAFTGEISVEQLKDLGCKWVILGHSERRHIIGENDEFIGKKAAYALSQNVGVIACIGELLEEREAGKTFDVCFQQLKAFADALPSWDNVVIAYEPVWAIGTGKVATPEQAQEVHAAVRDWLSKNVSAEVASETRIIYGGSANGSNCSDLAKKEDIDGFLVGGASLKGPEFASIVNSVTSKKVAA, from the exons ATGGCGGTAGCATCAACTTCTTCTTTAGCTTCTCAACTCTCTGGCCCCAAATCCTCCTATTCATGTCCTCACTTCTCTGGCCTCCGACCTTCTTCTTTGAACTCAATTTCCTTTTCCACTACTCAATCCTTTTCCCAAAATGTTGATTCTCACCTTCGCCTTTCTTCGTCTCAGAAAGGTTGCAGAGCTGTCGTCACTATGGCCGGCTCCGGCAAG TTCTTTGTTGGTGGCAACTGGAAATGT AATGGAACAAAGGACTCCATAAGCAAGCTTATCTCTGATCTGAACAGTGCAAAGCTCGAGTCTGATGTTG ATGTGGTTGTAGCACCTCCTTTTCTGTACATTGATCAAGTAAAGAGTTCACTAACTGATAGGATCGAGATTTCTGCTCAGAATTGTTGGACTGGCAAAGGTGGAGCTTTCACTGGTGAAATCAG TGTGGAACAGTTGAAAGATCTTGGCTGCAAGTGGGTCATTCTTGGGCATTCTGAGCGGAGACATATAATTGGAGAAAATGATGAA TTTATCGGGAAGAAGGCTGCTTATGCTTTGAGCCAGAATGTTGGAGTTATAGCCTGTATTGGAGAGTTACTAGAGGAAAGAGAAGCAGGAAAAACTTTTGATGTATGTTTCCAGCAATTGAAGGCCTTTGCAG ATGCTTTGCCAAGTTGGGATAATGTTGTCATTGCATATGAGCCAGTATGGGCTATTGGAACTGGCAAAGTGGCGACACCTGAGCAGGCTCAGGAGGTGCATGCAGCTGTTCGTGATTGGCTCAGTAAGAATGTCTCAGCAGAAGTTGCTTCTGAAACACGCATAATATACGGAG GCTCTGCGAATGGAAGCAACTGTTCTGACCTTGCAAAGAAAGAAGATATAGATGGCTTTCTAGTAGGGGGTGCTTCCTTAAAG GGTCCTGAGTTTGCCTCCATTGTTAATTCTGTGACATCCAAGAAGGTAGCTGCTTGA